gactttttcctttttctcgcagaGGGCTCGAGGCGCCCTCCGCTCTCGGGTGTCGATGCCGAAGCGGCGACAGGCTAAACACCGTGGGTGAAAGAGCCCCCCAGCCGAGTGAGCACATACCTGGCAGCTTCCGGCCGGAGGTGAGCCAGGCGTTGCTTCACTCTTTCTGTCGCGGCTTGCAGCGACTCATTCGTTCTGTTGAGAAACGAGTCTTCTTTCCAGTTCGTAAATGgatcttccttctcctcgtcctcgcctcGCCCGCGTTTCCTGTTCTTTTCCCGCTGTTTCTtgtcctgcttctctccactctcatGACTACTCTTTCGCCTGCTCTGCAGCGTGCTCCTCTCCATccgacacagagaaggagacagaggggaaaAACGCGCGAACGAAGGAGGCAGGAAAGGAGCGATCCAAGCTGTCTTGTGGGCGTCAGGGAAGGCCGTAGAGGGGAGCGAAAACATGAAAGCACTCCTGAGGACGTTTGCAGGAGGAGAGCGGCATGGACTCGTGTACTCTCTGGAAGCAGACCGTACGAAAGATCCTTGCCgcagagagggcagagggagagaaggacaggggaaggaagaaggagaagaagagcgcgtAAAGTTGTGggggggaagaaaaaacatgaCGCCcggaagagggaagagaggaggaggagaaacgaacgcgccgagagacagaggaaaggcgctTGGGAacgggaaagagagaaaggcgctgTCAAAACGACGACACGACCAAAAACGCGGCGCGTTTGTCGAAACGGAGAGCCGATTAGAAATACGGGGAGTGAGGGCGAACTGCCGAGACCTCGGTGTccaaagaaacgaaactgaCCTTCCTGGTATGGCAGGCGAATCAGCGCCGTGGAGCCTCCACGCGGTCGCAGAGCACCATGAGAGGAACTGAGGACGGACAatcagagacagaacgagaagaaaagagagagcaaggaagACAGATCGGGGTGGGAGAGAAGTCACCTTCATCGTGGGGAGTTCGCATTGTTGTTGACGGGGAACGCATCTCAGAAAGCTCGTGCATCACCCGTAGTGGTATCCAGCGTATATTTGAAAATCCAGCTTTTATAGACAAGCTGCAAAAAAATCATGATATTCACTTtggtagtctccttcctagTGTTAGTCTGGACGGAATCCAGGGAAACGCGGAGACTGGGCAACAACAGTAGAAGGAC
This genomic interval from Toxoplasma gondii ME49 chromosome VIIb, whole genome shotgun sequence contains the following:
- a CDS encoding ribosome recycling factor protein (encoded by transcript TGME49_257980~Signal peptide predicted by SignalP 2.0 HMM (probability 0.993) with cleavage site probability 0.494 at residue 27~Predicted trans-membrane domain (TMHMM2.0):9-32:91-114), whose translation is MKVTSLPPRSVFLALSFLLVLSLIVRPQFLSWCSATAWRLHGADSPAIPGRSVSFLWTPRSRQFALTPRISNRLSVSTNAPRFWSCRRFDSAFLSFPFPSAFPLSLGAFVSPPPLFPLPGVMFFLPPHNFTRSSSPSSFPCPSLPLPSLRQGSFVRSASREYTSPCRSPPANVLRSAFMFSLPSTAFPDAHKTAWIAPFLPPSFARFSPLSPSLCRMERSTLQSRRKSSHESGEKQDKKQREKNRKRGRGEDEEKEDPFTNWKEDSFLNRTNESLQAATERVKQRLAHLRPEAASVLALEKIFLRVPGAASSGSADAQAPVSVRSIVTVKQVSPSTLALQPTTSSFQLLAAIEKALSTASLGLSVRTRNADEKGTKRQMELLVDFPPLTQERRLQLVSEAKAEAEEGRVVLRRLRRDLVEELRGVKKAGGIGEDRISKLQDRVQQVTEKKIAEIDSALASKEKQLRTV